The Bacillus andreraoultii genome includes a window with the following:
- a CDS encoding sugar ABC transporter permease: MGEFMKSQKFARFCNRFFTYAFLLLLSLIIIYPLLITVSTAFREANIVSFQLDLHSNWTLDNFRELFTNTLYKNWYINTLIIAVATMVLQVVIVTLAGYTYSRYRFKGRKYSLVFFLIIQMVPTMAALTAFYVLANILNALDTYWFLTLLYVGGGIPMNTWLMKGYFDTVPRDLDESARIDGAGHLRVFWQIVLPLVKPMLAVQALWAFMGPFGDFLLAKFLLRTPEHLTVAVGLQQFISNPTDQKVTLFAAGAFLAALPICILFFFLQKNFVSGLTSGGTKG; encoded by the coding sequence ATGGGAGAGTTCATGAAAAGCCAAAAATTTGCCCGCTTTTGCAATCGGTTTTTCACATATGCATTTTTATTATTATTAAGCTTGATTATTATTTATCCATTGTTAATTACCGTTTCCACAGCTTTCAGGGAAGCGAATATTGTTTCTTTCCAGTTAGATTTACATTCTAACTGGACGCTGGATAATTTTCGCGAGCTGTTTACAAATACGTTGTATAAAAATTGGTATATAAATACGCTCATTATTGCAGTTGCCACAATGGTACTTCAAGTCGTAATTGTGACGCTTGCCGGCTACACTTACAGTCGTTACCGTTTTAAGGGCAGGAAATACAGCTTAGTCTTTTTCCTGATTATACAAATGGTTCCAACGATGGCTGCATTAACGGCATTCTACGTATTGGCAAACATTTTAAATGCCTTGGATACTTACTGGTTTTTAACGCTCCTTTATGTCGGCGGCGGGATTCCAATGAATACATGGCTGATGAAAGGATATTTTGATACTGTACCGCGTGATTTGGATGAATCAGCAAGAATCGATGGTGCGGGGCATTTAAGAGTATTTTGGCAAATCGTCCTTCCGCTTGTAAAGCCGATGCTCGCCGTTCAAGCGCTTTGGGCATTTATGGGTCCTTTCGGGGATTTCTTGTTAGCAAAATTTTTGCTCAGGACACCGGAACATTTAACAGTTGCGGTTGGTCTGCAACAGTTTATTTCCAATCCAACTGATCAAAAAGTGACCTTGTTTGCTGCAGGTGCCTTTTTAGCCGCCTTGCCAATTTGTATTTTATTTTTCTTCTTACAAAAAAACTTTGTATCCGGACTTACTTCTGGAGGAACAAAAGGGTAG
- a CDS encoding DUF1189 family protein — translation MEQIQRFPINYFANIFSPVKMYRHRRDLGWLKIALVFIFLNACLIAPLSLSFARTESFELGRIMPNLYEAVKTGYSGPAVNMKINNGILQAQAYELVDGDTLISINANEDFSVSGDQYHKKVDHYKNALVFQKNRLILTDENGFGFSVRYPQNDAGKKVRNGDDLAAFAGELWFQQFKVNLIPLISGSMLAMLFSSNFVLMGAVSLILWLTKFSSYSGIQTFKQAATITMFAAGCPSILAMIAGFAGANITVLLMIQSLGIVIIIAFIFFRTKFLSEESMN, via the coding sequence ATGGAACAGATTCAAAGATTCCCTATCAACTATTTTGCAAATATATTTTCACCTGTAAAAATGTATCGGCATAGGAGAGATCTTGGTTGGTTGAAAATTGCACTCGTGTTTATTTTCTTAAACGCATGCCTGATTGCACCACTCTCATTATCTTTTGCACGTACGGAAAGCTTCGAGTTAGGGAGAATCATGCCAAATTTATATGAAGCGGTCAAGACCGGTTATTCCGGCCCGGCTGTTAACATGAAGATTAACAATGGCATTCTTCAAGCTCAAGCCTATGAATTGGTTGACGGGGATACACTTATTTCCATTAATGCAAACGAGGATTTTTCTGTTTCCGGAGATCAGTATCATAAAAAAGTTGATCATTATAAAAATGCACTCGTTTTTCAAAAAAACCGGCTAATCTTGACTGATGAAAACGGGTTTGGCTTTTCGGTACGCTATCCGCAAAATGACGCAGGAAAAAAAGTTCGCAATGGAGACGATCTTGCCGCTTTTGCAGGAGAGCTCTGGTTTCAGCAATTCAAAGTCAACCTCATTCCGTTAATTTCAGGTTCCATGTTGGCCATGCTCTTTTCAAGTAATTTTGTTTTAATGGGTGCGGTGTCTCTTATACTTTGGTTGACAAAGTTTTCAAGTTACTCCGGTATCCAAACTTTTAAACAGGCAGCAACCATAACAATGTTTGCTGCAGGATGCCCTTCAATTCTAGCCATGATTGCCGGCTTTGCAGGTGCTAATATTACTGTGCTATTAATGATTCAATCTTTAGGGATTGTTATTATCATTGCATTTATCTTTTTTAGGACTAAGTTTTTATCAGAAGAAAGTATGAATTAA
- a CDS encoding glycoside hydrolase family 65 protein translates to MYYNRLFDVDEWTLKTTQLHREHIRLQESLTSLGNGYMGMRGNFEETYSGDHHQGTYIAGIWYPDKTRVGWWKIGYPDYFGKVINAINLVGLRIWIDQEEIDLFIDSLEQFQLELDMKKAVVRHSYIVKKSEKMVKIEIERFFSIVHKEIAAIRFRAMNLGKPATIKLIPYLDGNVKNEDANYDELFWMDIHSEVNETRAAVITETIENPFGVPRFTVAATMGCRTDAILTTHQAKPLYAEQIYEKELGENESLHLEKIIAVTTSRDYEKELLLSRAYELLDQALESGYEELFQEHAAAWQKRWDKADVRIVGDPEAQQGIRFNLFQLFSTYYGDDPRLNIGPKGFTGEKYGGATYWDTEAYAVPMYLSVTSPEVTRNLLLYRYNHLPQAYENAKKLGLKGALYPMVTFTGVECHNEWEITFEEIHRNGAIAYAIYNYVNYTGDKEYINQFGIDVLVGISRFFADRVHFSEQKQKYMIHGVTGPNEYENNVNNNWYTNRIAVWTLKFTIASLDKIGKEKITALNITEKELAQWHDIIDQMYFPYDEKLDIFLQQDGFLDKPIQPISAIPIEDLPLNQHWSWDRILRSCYIKQADVLQGFYFFNDEFTLEEKQRHFEFYEPLTVHESSLSPCVHAILAAELRKEDKAVELYKRTSRLDLDNYNHDTEDGLHITSMTGSWLSIVHGFAGMRTFNETLSFAPFLPKIWDAYAFKINYRNRLLEVNVNKRHVTVSLLEGEPLELKLFEESINLTNTYTKEYEKS, encoded by the coding sequence ATGTATTACAACCGGCTTTTTGATGTGGATGAATGGACATTAAAAACTACACAGCTTCACCGGGAACATATTCGACTGCAAGAAAGCCTCACCTCTTTGGGTAACGGCTATATGGGTATGCGCGGCAATTTTGAAGAGACTTATTCCGGTGACCATCACCAAGGAACCTATATTGCAGGGATATGGTATCCCGATAAAACCAGGGTTGGCTGGTGGAAAATCGGTTATCCAGACTACTTTGGAAAAGTCATCAACGCTATCAATCTTGTCGGATTACGTATATGGATTGATCAAGAAGAAATCGATCTATTTATTGATTCTCTTGAACAATTTCAACTAGAACTCGATATGAAAAAAGCAGTTGTGCGTCATTCCTATATTGTTAAAAAGTCCGAAAAAATGGTCAAAATTGAGATAGAACGTTTTTTCAGCATCGTACATAAAGAAATTGCGGCTATCCGATTTCGCGCTATGAATCTTGGAAAACCGGCTACTATCAAGTTGATACCGTATTTAGATGGAAATGTAAAAAATGAAGACGCGAATTATGATGAGTTGTTTTGGATGGACATCCATTCCGAAGTAAACGAGACGCGGGCAGCTGTTATTACGGAAACAATTGAAAATCCGTTTGGTGTTCCCCGTTTTACTGTTGCAGCTACGATGGGATGCAGAACGGATGCAATTTTGACCACCCATCAAGCAAAACCGTTGTATGCTGAACAAATTTATGAAAAAGAGTTAGGGGAAAATGAATCTCTTCACTTAGAAAAAATAATTGCTGTTACAACAAGTAGAGACTATGAAAAAGAGTTATTGTTATCCCGTGCGTATGAATTACTCGATCAAGCATTAGAAAGCGGGTATGAAGAATTATTCCAAGAACACGCGGCAGCATGGCAAAAACGTTGGGATAAAGCTGATGTCCGTATTGTCGGGGATCCGGAAGCACAGCAAGGCATTCGCTTCAATTTATTTCAACTCTTTTCCACCTATTATGGAGATGATCCAAGATTAAACATTGGACCAAAAGGTTTTACCGGTGAAAAATATGGAGGTGCAACTTACTGGGATACAGAAGCGTATGCTGTACCGATGTATCTTTCTGTCACATCTCCAGAAGTAACGAGGAACTTGCTGCTTTACCGGTACAATCATCTTCCACAAGCTTACGAAAATGCAAAAAAACTCGGACTCAAAGGTGCTCTATACCCAATGGTCACATTCACTGGGGTCGAATGTCACAATGAATGGGAAATAACCTTTGAAGAAATCCACCGAAATGGTGCGATTGCGTATGCGATTTATAATTATGTTAATTATACAGGGGATAAGGAGTACATTAACCAATTTGGAATTGATGTCCTTGTTGGGATTAGTCGCTTTTTTGCCGACCGTGTTCATTTCTCGGAACAAAAGCAAAAATACATGATTCACGGTGTAACTGGGCCGAATGAATATGAAAATAATGTAAACAACAACTGGTATACCAACCGGATTGCTGTCTGGACACTTAAATTCACAATTGCATCACTCGATAAAATTGGAAAAGAAAAAATAACGGCGCTCAATATTACGGAAAAAGAACTGGCACAATGGCATGATATCATCGACCAGATGTACTTTCCGTATGATGAAAAACTTGACATTTTTTTACAGCAGGATGGTTTTTTAGATAAGCCAATTCAACCAATCAGTGCCATACCGATAGAAGACCTACCACTCAACCAGCATTGGTCTTGGGACCGTATTTTGCGTTCCTGCTATATTAAGCAAGCTGATGTACTACAAGGTTTTTATTTCTTTAATGATGAGTTTACATTGGAAGAGAAGCAACGACATTTTGAATTTTACGAACCGTTAACTGTCCATGAATCGAGTCTTTCCCCTTGTGTCCATGCTATTTTAGCTGCTGAACTTAGGAAAGAGGATAAAGCGGTGGAGCTTTATAAACGGACATCTCGCCTTGATTTGGATAATTATAACCATGATACAGAAGATGGGTTGCATATAACGTCGATGACCGGAAGTTGGCTTTCAATCGTCCATGGTTTTGCTGGTATGCGAACATTCAATGAAACATTGTCTTTTGCGCCATTTTTACCAAAAATCTGGGATGCGTATGCATTTAAAATTAATTACCGGAATCGTCTCCTAGAAGTCAATGTGAACAAAAGACACGTAACGGTCTCCTTGCTTGAAGGGGAACCACTCGAATTAAAACTATTTGAGGAGTCTATCAATTTAACAAATACCTATACGAAGGAGTATGAGAAATCTTGA
- a CDS encoding glycoside hydrolase family 13 protein, with protein sequence MIEWWKKAVVYQIYPRSFYDTNGDGIGDLQGIIAKLDYLKELGINCIWISPVYDSPQDDNGYDIRDYRKIDKMFGTNEDMDQLIAEAHARDIKVVMDLVVNHTSDEHFWFVESRKSKDNPYRDFYFWKDPKSDGSPPNNWGSMFSGSAWEYDEKTGQYYLHYFSKKQPDLNWENEKVRKEVYNMMKYWMDKGVDGWRMDVIGSISKFLDFPDYELPKEQKYGVGKYHANGPRLHEFIQEMNREVLSKYDCMTVGEAIGSDVEIAKMYTSADRHELNMIINFEHMDVDTMPGSPAGKWALKPFDLIELKQTLSRWQYALSDTGWNALYLENHDQARVVSRWGNDTNYRIECAKAFATILHGLKGTPFIYQGEEIGMVNAELKLEEYDDIEIRNAYRELVVENQMMSKDEFLTAVRKKGRDNARTPVQWDDSPNAGFTTGTPWLKVNSRYPEINVAKALADPNSIFYYYQSLIKLRHTYDVFVDGRYELLLPNHPNLYVYTRENESEKLLVAANISEHTVSFEKPDGNWSLLLGNYDGAETSTLFRPYEAAIYYMEK encoded by the coding sequence TTGATAGAATGGTGGAAAAAGGCAGTTGTCTATCAAATTTACCCTCGCAGTTTCTATGATACAAATGGCGATGGAATTGGTGATTTGCAAGGAATTATTGCAAAGCTGGATTATTTAAAAGAACTTGGAATTAACTGTATTTGGATCAGTCCTGTGTACGACTCCCCGCAGGATGACAATGGTTACGACATTCGCGACTACCGTAAGATTGATAAAATGTTCGGGACAAACGAAGACATGGACCAGTTGATTGCTGAAGCCCACGCACGGGATATTAAAGTGGTGATGGACCTCGTCGTTAACCATACATCTGATGAACATTTTTGGTTTGTAGAAAGTAGGAAGTCAAAAGATAATCCGTATCGCGATTTTTATTTTTGGAAGGATCCAAAGTCGGATGGTTCCCCGCCAAATAACTGGGGGTCGATGTTTTCGGGTTCCGCTTGGGAATATGATGAAAAAACCGGTCAGTATTATTTGCATTATTTTAGCAAGAAGCAGCCTGATTTAAATTGGGAAAACGAAAAGGTTCGTAAAGAAGTATATAATATGATGAAATATTGGATGGATAAAGGGGTAGATGGATGGCGAATGGATGTGATTGGCTCTATTTCGAAATTTCTCGATTTTCCCGATTATGAACTTCCAAAGGAACAAAAGTACGGTGTTGGTAAATACCATGCAAACGGTCCTCGTCTCCATGAGTTTATCCAAGAGATGAACCGTGAAGTACTTTCAAAGTATGACTGTATGACTGTCGGTGAAGCGATTGGATCCGATGTTGAAATAGCTAAAATGTACACAAGTGCCGACCGCCATGAGTTGAATATGATTATCAATTTTGAACATATGGATGTTGATACAATGCCAGGTAGTCCGGCGGGTAAATGGGCACTGAAGCCATTTGATTTGATTGAATTAAAGCAAACACTTTCTCGCTGGCAGTATGCACTTTCGGATACCGGATGGAATGCGCTATATTTGGAAAATCACGATCAGGCGCGTGTCGTGTCGCGTTGGGGAAATGATACAAACTATCGTATTGAGTGTGCCAAAGCTTTTGCAACGATTTTACACGGGTTAAAAGGAACGCCTTTTATTTATCAAGGGGAAGAAATCGGAATGGTGAATGCTGAGTTAAAATTAGAAGAATATGACGATATTGAAATACGAAACGCCTACAGAGAACTTGTTGTGGAAAATCAAATGATGTCGAAGGATGAATTTTTAACAGCTGTTAGGAAAAAGGGACGCGATAATGCACGGACGCCAGTACAGTGGGACGACTCTCCAAATGCCGGTTTTACAACTGGAACGCCATGGCTGAAAGTAAATTCACGTTATCCGGAAATTAATGTTGCCAAAGCACTTGCTGATCCAAACTCGATTTTTTATTACTATCAATCGTTAATTAAGTTACGCCATACATATGATGTGTTTGTGGACGGTCGGTATGAACTATTGTTACCGAATCATCCTAACTTGTACGTGTATACGCGAGAAAATGAGTCAGAGAAATTGCTCGTTGCTGCCAATATCAGTGAGCATACGGTAAGTTTTGAAAAACCTGATGGAAATTGGAGTTTGTTGCTTGGAAACTATGATGGTGCAGAAACGAGTACATTATTCCGTCCTTACGAAGCTGCAATTTATTATATGGAGAAATGA
- the glpT gene encoding glycerol-3-phosphate transporter has translation MLKFLQPAPPIERLPKDKIDSEYKKYRLQVFIGIFIGYAAYYLLRKNFSIAMPYLTEQGFSKTELGLALSAVSISYGISKFVMGTVSDRSNPRVFLPLGLVLSAIVSLLMGFFPLFTSSVSIMFIMLFILGWFQGMGWPPSGRVLVHWYSVSERGSKTAIWNVAHNVGGGLMAPIAVGGAALFATFMGTSKAGFEGVFILPALVAIVIAIISYFLIRDTPQSVGLPPIEEYRNDYPTKTKETLEKELTTKEILFKYVLNNKWVWAIAIANIFVYFVRYGVLDWAPTYLSEEKGFDMDKSSIAYFLYEWAGIPGTLLCGWISDKVFKGRRGPAGFVFMLGVLVAVLVYWFNPAGHPIIDMACLIAIGFLIYGPVMLIGLQALDFVPKKAAGTAAGLTGLFGYLGGTVTANALMGVIVDAAGWNAGFILLTISCVLAAIVFAFTWNVRGQEVIK, from the coding sequence ATGCTAAAATTTTTACAACCTGCTCCGCCAATTGAAAGACTTCCAAAAGACAAAATTGACTCGGAGTATAAGAAATACAGACTCCAAGTGTTTATTGGTATCTTTATTGGGTACGCAGCATACTATTTGTTGAGAAAAAACTTTTCAATTGCTATGCCATACTTAACAGAACAAGGATTTTCAAAAACGGAATTAGGACTTGCTTTATCTGCTGTTTCGATATCATATGGTATTAGTAAATTTGTCATGGGGACTGTATCAGATCGTAGTAATCCCCGCGTATTTTTACCATTAGGATTAGTTTTATCAGCTATAGTTAGCTTATTAATGGGGTTTTTCCCACTATTTACATCTTCAGTTTCAATTATGTTTATCATGTTATTTATTTTAGGATGGTTCCAAGGAATGGGTTGGCCTCCATCCGGTCGTGTACTCGTTCATTGGTATAGTGTAAGTGAGCGGGGGAGTAAAACAGCGATTTGGAATGTAGCACATAATGTTGGTGGTGGATTAATGGCACCCATTGCAGTAGGAGGAGCTGCTTTGTTCGCAACATTCATGGGGACATCCAAAGCTGGGTTTGAAGGAGTGTTTATATTACCAGCATTAGTGGCAATTGTTATCGCTATTATTTCCTACTTCTTAATCCGTGATACGCCACAATCGGTTGGTTTACCTCCAATTGAGGAATATCGAAATGACTATCCAACGAAAACGAAGGAAACATTAGAAAAAGAACTAACAACGAAGGAAATATTGTTTAAATATGTATTAAATAATAAATGGGTGTGGGCAATAGCAATCGCTAATATCTTTGTTTATTTTGTAAGATATGGAGTTCTTGATTGGGCACCAACATATTTAAGTGAGGAAAAAGGGTTTGATATGGATAAATCCAGTATTGCCTATTTCCTATATGAGTGGGCAGGTATTCCAGGCACATTACTATGTGGTTGGATATCAGATAAAGTGTTTAAAGGCCGTCGGGGACCAGCAGGTTTTGTCTTTATGCTTGGTGTATTAGTTGCTGTTCTTGTGTACTGGTTCAACCCGGCAGGACACCCAATCATTGATATGGCTTGTTTAATTGCGATTGGATTTTTAATTTACGGACCTGTCATGTTAATTGGTTTACAAGCACTAGATTTCGTACCGAAAAAAGCTGCTGGAACTGCTGCTGGCTTAACAGGATTATTTGGATACCTTGGTGGTACAGTAACTGCAAATGCATTAATGGGTGTCATTGTTGATGCGGCTGGATGGAATGCAGGATTTATATTATTAACAATATCATGTGTACTTGCAGCCATTGTATTTGCATTTACATGGAATGTTCGTGGTCAAGAAGTTATTAAATAG
- a CDS encoding sigma factor G inhibitor Gin, protein MRGDINKETCIICEEEKEKGYHLYTSFICVECEREMVHTETDHPLYKFYLQQLSKVTRKQILS, encoded by the coding sequence ATGAGGGGAGATATAAATAAGGAAACATGTATTATATGTGAAGAGGAAAAGGAAAAGGGTTATCATCTATATACTTCATTCATCTGTGTTGAGTGTGAGAGGGAAATGGTTCATACTGAGACAGACCATCCGCTATATAAATTTTATTTACAACAATTAAGTAAAGTAACGAGGAAACAGATATTATCCTAG
- the tmk gene encoding dTMP kinase, translating to MTNGIFITVEGPEGAGKTTIINMVAEELRNDGYPIILTREPGGSPIAEKIRQIILDKEHTEMDSRTEALLYAAARRQHLVERIKPALNNGQVVLCDRFIDASIVYQGFARKIGIEEVLMINRFAIESVMPNLTLYFDIEPEIGLERIRNHRQDQLNRLDLETLEFHKMVREGYLQLLNKFPDRIKKINANQPIQSVKEEAKHLLLDYLKSNHK from the coding sequence ATGACGAATGGTATTTTTATAACAGTAGAGGGTCCTGAAGGTGCGGGGAAAACAACAATCATAAATATGGTTGCGGAAGAGTTACGTAATGATGGTTATCCTATTATATTAACACGGGAACCTGGTGGGAGTCCGATTGCTGAGAAAATACGACAAATAATATTAGATAAAGAACATACTGAGATGGATTCAAGAACAGAAGCATTACTTTATGCCGCTGCAAGAAGGCAACACTTAGTCGAGAGGATTAAACCAGCGTTGAACAATGGACAAGTTGTACTTTGCGACCGCTTTATTGATGCTTCAATCGTCTATCAAGGGTTCGCAAGGAAGATAGGTATAGAAGAAGTATTAATGATAAATCGTTTTGCAATTGAGAGTGTCATGCCTAACTTAACACTTTATTTTGATATAGAACCAGAAATTGGGTTAGAACGAATTCGGAATCATCGTCAAGATCAATTAAATCGTTTGGACTTAGAAACGTTGGAATTTCATAAAATGGTAAGAGAAGGTTACTTACAGTTGTTAAATAAGTTTCCAGACCGAATTAAAAAAATTAATGCCAATCAACCTATTCAGTCGGTGAAGGAGGAGGCAAAACATTTACTTCTTGACTATCTTAAGTCTAACCATAAGTAA
- a CDS encoding cyclic-di-AMP receptor, with protein sequence MKLILAVVQDQDSNRLLNALMDNNFRVTKLATTGGFLKSGNTTFIIGTEDIRVNKALDIIKDNCRSREQLVAPVSPMGGNADSYIPYPVEVEVGGATVFVLPVEQFFHF encoded by the coding sequence ATGAAATTAATCTTGGCTGTTGTACAGGATCAAGATAGTAACCGGTTATTAAATGCGCTAATGGATAACAATTTTCGAGTAACTAAACTTGCAACAACAGGTGGCTTTCTAAAGTCAGGAAATACAACTTTTATCATTGGTACTGAGGATATTCGCGTGAATAAGGCACTAGATATTATTAAAGATAACTGCCGATCAAGAGAACAATTAGTGGCTCCTGTTTCGCCTATGGGAGGGAATGCCGATTCGTATATTCCATATCCTGTTGAAGTAGAAGTGGGTGGGGCAACTGTTTTTGTATTGCCAGTAGAACAATTCTTTCATTTTTAA
- a CDS encoding YaaR family protein, giving the protein MKVNQNLRISRDSIQQDTRIHGQGVTNFQELVKSQNEKLQLGNIHALFTEIEKAGERLSRSRNFRDLAKYKTLIQHLMKEAVDTGIGLKKSHTWDSEGQSRVLQIIEKVDAKLVELTDEILNQESDRIKILGLIGEIKGLIINLYG; this is encoded by the coding sequence TTGAAAGTAAATCAAAATTTACGAATTTCTCGTGATTCAATTCAACAAGATACGAGAATTCATGGACAAGGTGTTACGAACTTTCAAGAACTTGTTAAGAGTCAAAATGAAAAGCTACAATTAGGAAATATTCATGCACTTTTTACTGAAATTGAGAAGGCAGGAGAACGTCTTAGTCGCTCTCGAAATTTTCGAGATTTAGCTAAATATAAAACCTTAATTCAACATTTAATGAAAGAGGCAGTTGATACAGGGATTGGTCTGAAAAAGTCACATACATGGGACAGTGAAGGACAAAGTAGAGTTTTACAAATAATAGAGAAGGTTGATGCGAAATTAGTTGAACTAACCGATGAAATTTTAAATCAAGAAAGCGACCGGATAAAAATTTTAGGACTTATTGGTGAAATTAAAGGATTGATTATCAACCTATATGGATAA
- the holB gene encoding DNA polymerase III subunit delta' encodes MNHMNAKTWDELENYQPTVMKILRQVLLKKRIAHAYLFEGIKGTGKKDIGLAFAKSMFCENLVAGYKPCEECMQCKRINHGNHPDLHVIEPDGSSIKKEQISLLQQEFSKKAMESNRKFYMIIHADKMTTNAANSLLKFLEEPSQETTAILITEHIQKILPTIFSRCQHIPFQPLPKEELIKLLVDRGVRVERAPLLASLTNSLDEAIHLNEDQWFLQARNLVLKLYEIKINQTTMDTLLFLQTDWFPFFKTREQIDIGLDMLLFIYKDLLYINLDNDTEFVYPEYTSTWQKYALQLSNNRITEQISLILEAKRRLQSNVSGPLLMEQLMIKL; translated from the coding sequence ATGAATCATATGAATGCAAAAACATGGGACGAGCTAGAGAATTATCAGCCTACTGTTATGAAAATTTTAAGACAAGTATTATTAAAAAAGCGAATTGCCCATGCGTATCTATTTGAAGGAATAAAAGGAACAGGAAAAAAAGATATCGGACTAGCCTTTGCAAAATCCATGTTTTGTGAAAATCTAGTGGCAGGCTACAAACCTTGTGAAGAATGTATGCAATGTAAGCGGATAAACCATGGTAATCATCCCGATTTACATGTTATAGAACCAGATGGAAGTTCCATAAAGAAAGAACAAATTTCCCTTTTACAACAAGAATTCTCAAAAAAAGCAATGGAATCAAACCGAAAATTTTACATGATTATCCATGCTGACAAAATGACAACAAATGCAGCGAATAGTCTATTAAAATTTTTGGAAGAACCTAGTCAAGAAACAACAGCAATATTAATAACAGAACATATTCAGAAAATATTACCTACCATTTTCTCCAGATGTCAGCATATACCCTTCCAACCCTTGCCAAAGGAAGAGTTAATTAAATTGTTGGTAGATCGTGGTGTAAGAGTTGAACGTGCGCCGTTATTAGCTAGCCTAACGAATAGCTTAGATGAAGCAATTCATTTAAATGAGGACCAATGGTTTTTACAAGCGAGAAATTTAGTGTTAAAATTATATGAAATAAAGATAAATCAAACAACGATGGATACGCTCCTATTTTTACAGACAGATTGGTTTCCATTTTTTAAAACAAGGGAGCAAATCGACATCGGTCTCGACATGTTACTCTTTATTTATAAAGATTTGTTATATATAAATTTAGATAATGATACGGAATTTGTATATCCTGAATATACGAGCACTTGGCAGAAATATGCACTACAATTATCAAATAACCGAATAACCGAGCAAATTTCGCTAATATTGGAGGCAAAAAGAAGATTACAGTCCAATGTAAGTGGACCACTTTTAATGGAACAGCTGATGATAAAGTTGTAG
- a CDS encoding PSP1 domain-containing protein: protein MYNVVGVRFKKAGKIYYFDPDGIFIEKDQFVVVETARGIEFGKVVIANKLVGEDDVVLPLKKVIRLADEKDMLQVDENRLAAREAFDICGEKIAAHNLDMKLVDVEYTFDRNKIIFYFTADGRVDFRELVKDLAAIFKTRIELRQIGVRDEAKMLGGIGPCGRMLCCSTFLGDFDPVSIKMAKDQNLSLNPTKISGLCGRLMCCLKYENDEYESAKEQLPDLGEFIYTSHGSGRVVGLNIMEQVIQIELMKQNKIIEYTLDEMIEEGVISSKAAD from the coding sequence TTGTATAATGTTGTCGGTGTACGTTTTAAAAAGGCTGGAAAAATATATTATTTCGACCCAGACGGCATTTTCATCGAAAAGGATCAATTTGTTGTTGTTGAAACGGCAAGAGGAATCGAATTTGGCAAGGTCGTTATAGCCAATAAGTTGGTAGGAGAGGATGACGTTGTTTTACCTTTAAAAAAGGTCATCCGCCTTGCAGATGAAAAGGATATGTTACAAGTTGATGAAAATAGACTCGCAGCAAGGGAAGCATTTGATATATGTGGGGAGAAGATTGCTGCACATAACTTAGATATGAAACTTGTCGATGTTGAGTATACATTCGATCGGAATAAGATAATCTTTTACTTTACTGCGGATGGACGAGTTGATTTTCGAGAACTCGTTAAAGATCTAGCAGCAATATTTAAAACGCGAATCGAATTAAGACAAATCGGTGTCCGAGACGAGGCAAAAATGCTAGGTGGTATTGGTCCTTGTGGGCGAATGCTGTGCTGTTCAACCTTCTTAGGGGACTTTGATCCTGTATCAATAAAAATGGCGAAAGACCAAAACTTATCATTAAATCCAACGAAAATCTCAGGCTTGTGTGGAAGATTAATGTGTTGTTTAAAATATGAAAATGATGAGTATGAAAGTGCAAAGGAACAATTGCCGGATCTAGGAGAATTTATCTACACTTCTCATGGTAGTGGTAGAGTTGTTGGTTTAAATATAATGGAACAAGTTATCCAAATAGAACTAATGAAACAAAATAAAATCATTGAGTATACATTAGATGAAATGATTGAAGAAGGTGTTATTTCTTCTAAAGCCGCGGATTAA